The window CAACAAACAATAcccaagaaggaaaaaagaaaaggaaagaattaaAGGTAGCAAGCCAAAGAAGAACCATGATGAAAGTTGCTAATTTGATAGCAGTTTTTATTCTCTTGGCTCTGGCTTCCTCATTTGTCACTGCCTATGACCCCAGCCCCCTCCAAGACTTCTGCGTAGCAATAGATGATGCTAATTCTGCTGGTACATTCAAGATTGTGATCTTTCCGAATCACGaactattatatttatttcattttgaattcGCATTCCAACTGATTACATTTTGCTTGTGTCTGCAGTTCTTGTTAATGGAAAATTGTGTAAGAATCCAAGCCTCGCCACTCCTGATGATTTCTCGTACTCGGGGCTTGATGTTCCTGGAAACACATCAAATCAACTTGGAGCACGTGTTAATATCATTACAGCCGATCTAATGCCTGGGCTTAACACTCTTGGCGTATCTTTAGCACGGATAGACTTGGCGCCAAACGGTGGCCTAAACCCTCCACATTATCACCCCAGAGGATCGGAGGTTCTGCTGGTTTTGGAAGGCACTCTTTATGCTGGCTTTGTCACCTCAAATCCTGATCATCGTCTCTTTACCAAAATCCTAAAACCAGGAGATCTCTTTGTCTTCCCATTCGGCCTCATTCACTTTCAATTGAATATTGGAAAGACTCCTGCCGTTGCTATTGCTGCATTAACAAGCCAAAATCCAGGAGTAAACACCGTAGCAAATGCAATCTTTGGAGCCAGTTGGCCTCTTTATCCTGAAGTTCTCACCACAGCATTCCATTTGGATAAAAAACTTGTGGAGGATCTCCAGAGTCAAGAA of the Populus nigra chromosome 7, ddPopNigr1.1, whole genome shotgun sequence genome contains:
- the LOC133698273 gene encoding germin-like protein subfamily 1 member 16, which codes for MMKVANLIAVFILLALASSFVTAYDPSPLQDFCVAIDDANSAVLVNGKLCKNPSLATPDDFSYSGLDVPGNTSNQLGARVNIITADLMPGLNTLGVSLARIDLAPNGGLNPPHYHPRGSEVLLVLEGTLYAGFVTSNPDHRLFTKILKPGDLFVFPFGLIHFQLNIGKTPAVAIAALTSQNPGVNTVANAIFGASWPLYPEVLTTAFHLDKKLVEDLQSQEWVNPT